GGACAGCGGTGTCGATGATGTCCCGGCCCCCGGTGTCGACCATGACCTCCGTGGGGCCGAAGGCGACGAAGTCCCGCGTGCGGGAGGCCAGGATGCGGCTGTAGCTCTCGCTCGCGTGCTCGACGTCGTCCTCGGGGAACAGGCGGGAGGACCAGAACACGACGTGCTCGCCCGTCGCGGGGTCCGTGGTGACCTCCGGTGCCCACGCCATGCCCGCCGTCGGGGGCGCCACCTCGACCAGGCGCGGCCCCTCCCACGTGAGCAGGTCCTCGGAGTCCCACAGCACGAGCGACCGGCTGCCGTGCCGGCGCCACTCCTCCCACCGCAGCCCCCCGCCGTCCCACACGCGCAGGTCCGTCGCGAGGAGGTGGAACCGGCCGTCGTCGTCGCGGACGATCGCCGGGTCGCGCACGCCCGTGGTGCCCAGCCGGGACTCCAGGACGGGCCCGCCGCCCCACAACGGGTCCCAGCGCAACGGGGAGTCGTCCTGGCTCAGCGAGAAGTGGATCTTCTCGGCGTGGCCGTCCGGGTCCTCCCGGAAGTGCGCCAGCAGCCAGCCGAACTCCTCGCGGTCGTCCCCACGGTCTGTCCCGGTGTCACCCACGGGCCCCACCCTGTCAGCCCCTGGTCGTGTCGCGAGCCCAGTCCGGCACCGCCGTCAGCGCGGCCAGCTGCTCCCGCCGGCGCAGCAACCCGGCCGTCGCGGGGGCGGCCAGCACGGCGGCGGCCAGCACCAGCCCGAGGCGCACCGGCAGCGGCCACGGCCCGCGGTCCACCGACGTCGAGGTCGTCGTCACCGCCCGGGTCAGGAGCGCGCCCGCCAGGGTGAGGTCGCCCGCGGGGTGGTGGCCGCGGGCCGTCGGGACCCGCAGGTAGGGCGACGTCGCACCCGTGCGCAGGTCCGTGCGGACGACGGTGAGGTCGCCCCCGTCGACACCGTCCGCGCCCGAGGGGACCGACTGGTGGACGAGCTCGCCGGCTCCGGTCCAGCCCAGCACGTCCCGGCCCGGGACCGCACCCGGCACGCCCCGGCCCGCCTGAGCGGCGACGAACTCGATGCGCGCCGACGGTGTGCCGCCACCGGCCTCGAACGCCAGCAGCGTGCCGTCCGGCGACCACGCCGGCCCGTCGGCGAGGACCGCACCCGCCGGGGCCGCCAGCTCGGTGCCCGGCACCGCGCCGTCCTGGGAACCGGCGGTGAACGGGTCGACGACGTGCACGACGGTCGCACCCGGTTCCTGGTAGGCGAGCCGGGACCCGTCGGGGCTGAAGGCCGCCGCCACGACGCGTTCGGCCCCGGGGACCGCGACGGCCCGGTCCGAGCGGGTGTCCAGGACGAACAGCTGGCCGGAGGTGCCCCCGGTGGGTGCGGCGCCGGCCTCCGAGGCGGAGGCGGGCGCCTCGGTCCCGAGGTAGGCGAGGCGGGCACCGTCGGGGCTCCACGACACCGGGACGACCACCGGGACGCGGGGGACGACGTGCACGCGGGTGTCGCCGGAGGCCAGGTCGACGAGCGCGAGGGTGGAGCTGGCGCCGACCGGGCGGACGAGGGCCGCACCGGCGTCCGCGGCGGACGAGGAGGGGGCCACCACGACCCGTCCGGGCGGCAGGGTCGTCGCGGCGGACTCGGTCGTCGAGGCGCGGGCGGGGTCCGTCCCGGACGGACCGTCCCCGAGCGCCACGGTGCGCCCGTCGGGGGACACCACCGCGGCCGCCGGGACCTGCGAGCTCCCGCGGTCGGCCGCCTGCGTCAGCCGCCGCGCGCTGGTCCCGTCCGCCCCGAGGACGAGGGTCTGCGTGGTGCCCGTGACGCCGCCGGCCGCGTCCTGCCGGTAGACCGCGAGCGCGGCCCCGACCGGGTTCGTCGCCACCTGAGCCGTCAACGCGCTGTAGCCGGGGAACTGCGCGGGGACCACCGACCGGGACGGGGGACGTCGCTGGCCGGGCAGCGCGGCGACGGCGAGGACGGCGAGGGTGCCCAGGACGAGCACGCAGAGCGCGACGAGGAGGGGCAGGCGGCGCGAGCTCATGCCCCAGCTTCACCCGACCGGACGCCGGGAGCCACTCCTCCGGCGTGGCCGTGCCGGAACCCCCGCCGCGCGGCGGGGACCGCCCTCGGGCACGGTGGGCGGGTGCCCGAGGGCGACACCGTGTTCCTGCTCGCCCGCCGCCTCCACGCCCGGCTGGCGGGGCGTCCCGTGCACCGCAGCGACCTGCGGGTGCCGCGCTTCGCGACGGCGGACCTGTCGGGGACGCACCTGGTGGAGGTCGTCTCGCGGGGCAAGCACCTGCTGACGCGTCTGGTGCCCGGGGACGGTGCGGTGGTCACCGAGCCGACGACCCTGCACACCCACCTGCGGATGGACGGCGAGTGGACGGTCCTGGGCCCGGGCAAGCGGCTGCCGGCACGCCTGCAGCCGGACGTCCGCGTCGTGCTCGAGACGGACGGGCCGACGGCGGTGGCGCTGCGGATGCCCGTCGTCGAGCTCGTCCCCACGGCCCTCGAGCACACCGTCGTCGGGCACCTCGGCCCGGACCTCCTCGGGGCGGACCTCACCGTCGACGAGCGCGTCGAGCGGTCCGTGGCGAACCTCGCGCTGCGGCCCGAGCGGAGGATCAAGGCCGCGCTCCTCGACCAGCGCAACCTGGCGGGGATCGGCAACCTCTGGGCCGACGAGCTCTGCTTCCTGCGCGGACGGTCCCCGTGGGCGCCGGTCGGGGACGTCGACCTGCCACCGCTGGTTCGCCTGGCCGTGAAGATGCTGACGTTCTCCGTGGGGCCCTCCCGGGCCCCGCAGGTCACGACGGGCGACACCCGCCCCGGCCGGCAGCACTGGGTCTCCGGCCGCGCCGGGAAACCCTGCCTGCGGTGCGGGACGACGGTGCTCGTCGAGGCCGAGGTGCCCGGGGACCCCGAACGCCGGCGCACGTGGTGGTGCCCGCACTGCCAGCCCGGGTGACGAACGTGAACGGACGGTGTCCCGCGCACCGTGGCCGACCGGTGCAGGTGAACACTCGATGACCGTTCCCCGCCCCGGGGCGCGAGTGGCCGGAGGGCCCCCGGACGCGAACTACTGTTCCTGACGTCCAGCCCGCTCCCGACCTGGGAGGAGGTCGCGTTGACGACCCTCCACCAGGTTCCCGCACCGCGCACCCGGAAACTCCCGTGGCGGTCGTGGGGAACCTTCCTGCTGCTCGCCGGGCCCAACGTCGCGCTCCTCGTCGTGTTCGTCTACAAGCCCCTCGTGCAGAACGTCCAGTACTCGCTGCTGCACTGGAACCTCGGTTCCGACACCGCGACGTACGTCGGGCTGCAGAACTACGTGAACTACTTCACGAACCCGAAGACCCCGACGGTCCTGCTGACGACCCTCGTCTTCGCGGTCGTCACGGTCGGCGGCTGCATGGCGCTCGGCCTCGCGCTGGCGCGCCTGCTCGACCGGAACCTGCGCGGCCGCACGTTCGTCCGCGCCGCCGTCTTCGCGCCGTACGTCCTGTCGGGCGTCGCGGTCGGCATGTGCTGGCTGTTCGTCTTCGACCCGCAGTACGGCCTGGTCTCCGGCCTGCTGCGCGCCGTCGGGATCGGTTCGCCGAACTGGTACAACGACCCCGACTGGGCCCTGGCGATGGTCTGCGTCGTCTACCTGTGGAAGTACGTCGGGTACGTCGCGATCATCTACCTGGCCGCGCTGCAGTCGGTGCCGCACGACATCCTCGAGGCCGCGCAGATCGACGGTGCCTCGCCCCTGCGGACGTTCTGGTCCATCGTCTTCCCGCTGCTGTCCCCGACGACGTTCTTCCTCGGCGTCACGGTGTTCATCGAGTCCAACGCCGGCGGGTCCTTCGACATCATCCGCGCCATGACCAAGGGCGGGCCGCTGGAGGGCACGACGACGATGGTCTACCAGGTCTACCAGGAGGCCTTCGTCGACGGTTCCGCCGGCTACGCCTCGGCGATCGCGACCCTGCTGTTCCTCGCCCTGCTCGTCGTGACGGTCGTCCAGATGGTCGTCGTGGAACGGAAGGTGCACTACCGGTGAGCGTCCAGGAGAAGGCCACCTCCGGCTCCGGCCGGATCCCGGCCCCGCGGTCCGGGGACGGCGGACCCGCGCGTCCCCGTCGGCGCCGCGTCGACGTCCTCGGGTACGCCGGCCTCGTCGTGGCGGGCCTCGTCATGGTCGTCCCGATGCTCTGGATGCTGCTCGCGTCCTTCAAGCAGCGCAACGAGATCTACACGATCCCGTCGCAGTGGCTGCCGCACGCGCTGCAGTGGCAGAACTACGCCGACGTGTTCGCGACGGTCCCGTTCGCGCACTTCCTGCTCAACAGCGTCATCACGACCGTGGCGGGCGCCGGGCTGAAGGTCGTCCTGGGGCTCATGTGCGCCTACGCGCTGGTGTTCGTCGAGTTCCCCGCCAAGCGCCTCGTCTTCCTCGTCGTCCTCGCGGCCCTCATGGTGCCGCCGCAGGTGACGCTCATCCCGAACTACACGCTCATCGCGCAGATCGGCTGGCTGAACTCCTACCAGGGGATCGTGCTCCCCGGGCTGGCCAGCTCGCTCGGCACGTTCCTGTTCCGCCAGCACTTCCAGACGCTGCCCGCCTCCGTCCTGGAGGCGGCGACGCTCGACGGTGCCGGGCACTGGCGACGGCTGTGGCAGTTCGTCGTACCGCTCTCGGCGCCGACCGTCTCGGCCGTCGCGCTCGTCTCGGTCGTGGGGGAGTGGAACCAGTACCTGTGGCCGCTGCTCGTCACCGACCGGTCCGAGATGATGACCCTGCCGGTGGGTCTGACCCTGCTGCAGAACAACGACGGCATCACCAACTGGGGCGTCCTCATGGCCGGCACCGTGCTGGTCATGCTGCCGATCCTGCTCGTCTTCCTCTTCTTCCAGCGCCGGCTCGTGGCGGGTCTCGCCGCGGGTGCGCTCGCCAACTGACCCTCCCCTCCCTCCGACACCGTTCCAGGAGAACCCCGTGAACAGCTCCTCCCTCGTCATGCCCCGGCGCGGCGTGCTCGGCCTCGCCGGCCTCGGTGCGGCCGGACTCGGCCTCGCGGCCTGCTCGGGCCCGTCCACCGCGTCCTCCTCCGGCGGGACCGTCAGCGCCTCCTCGACCGACTGGTCCAAGGTCACCCCGGCCGACTCCGTGACCGTCTGGACCAACCACCCCGGCTCGTCCCAGGCCGTCGAGGCCGAGTTCCTGAACCGCTGGAACAAGGACAACTCCGACATCAAGGTCGAGTTCGTCACGGCCGGTTCGAACTACGACGAGATCTCCCAGAAGTTCCAGGCCGCCCTCACCGGGTCGGACCTGCCCGACCTGGTCCTGCTGAGCGACGTCTGGTGGTTCCGATACGCCCTCAACGGCCAGCTCGCCCCCCTGCAGGACCTGCTGCCGGCCGCCGGGATCACGACATCGAACTACCAGAAGGGCCTGTACGCCGACTACCAGTACGAGGGCTCGCAGTGGGCGGTGCCGTACTGCCGCTCGACGCCGGTCTTCTACTACAACAAGGCCCACTGGGCCAAGGCCGGTCTGCCCGACCGCGGTCCGCAGACCTGGTCGGAGTTCGAGGAGTGGCTGCCGAAGCTGCAGGCCGCCGGCACGGGGGCGCAGGCCCCCTACGGCCTCGGGAAGGGCACGGGCAACGCCTCCTGGATCTTCCAGAACATGATCTGGGGCATGGGCGGCGCGCTGTCGGACGAGTGGACCATGACGGTCGACAGCGACAAGGTGCTCGCGGCGAGCGACTACCTGCGGTCGTACATCACCAAGGGGTACGCGGCGGTCTCCTCCTCCGACCAGGCCTCCGACTTCGGGGCGGGCCTGTACTCCTCCGTCATCGGGTCCACCGGGTCGCTCTCCGGGATCCTCAAGGCGGCGAACTTCGAGGTCGGCAACGCCTTCCTGCCCGGTGGCTCCGCCGGCCAGTTCACCCCCACGGGTGGCGCCGGGTTCGCGATCCCGGTCAAGCGCACGCCCGAGCAGCAGCTCGCCGCGGCGAGGTTCCTGGCCTTCCTGGCCGAGGACGACAACACGGCCTACTTCTCCCAGAACACCGGGTACATGCCGGTCACGACGGGGGCCGTGAACTCCTCGACGATGCAGCAGGTGTACGCGCAGACCCCGCTGTTCAAGACGGCCGTCGACCAGCTGTCCAAGACCCGCACCCAGGACTACGCCCGCGTCTTCGTCCCGGGCGGGGACCAGTCCACCGTCACGGCGTGGGAGAAGGTCATGCTCCAGGGCGCCGCCTCGAAGGACGCGTGGGGCACCGCGCAGGGCGAGGTCGAGCAGTCCTACACGTCCGACGTGAAGCCGCTGCTGAAGTCCTGACACCCGTTGCCCACGTCCGTCGACACCCCAGGGGAGATGCTGGTCCCGTGAACCGACCGCCCGCCCGTCCGCCCGCCCGGCCGCTGGTCATCGCGCACCGGGGGAGCTCGGCGCACGCCCCCGAGAACACCCTCGCCGCCTTCGAGGTGGCGCTGCGCGCAGGTGCCGACCTGCTCGAGCTCGACGTGCGGCTCGACGGGGACGGGGTCCCCGTCGTCCTGCACGACGAGACCCTCGACCGGACCACGGACTCCTCCGGTGCCGTGGCGGAGCTGCCCAGTTCCGTCGTCCGGGCGGCGGACGCCGGTTCCTGGTTCTCGCCGGCCTTCGCGGGTCAGCGGGTCCCGACGCTGCGCGAGGTCGTCGACCTGGTGGCGCTGCACGGGTCCGGCGGGCTCCTCGTGGAGTTCAAGGGGACGTGGGCCCCGGCGGCGGTCGCGGGAGCGGTCGCGACGCTGCGGACGGCCGGGGTGGCCGACCGCAGCGTCGTGCAGAGCTTCGAGGTGGAGACCGTCCGGGCGCTGCGGGACGTGGCCCCGGACGTGCGCCGGGCGCTGCTGGTCCTGCACCCCGGCCCGCCCGCGGCGGCCGACGGGCTGGAGCCGTCGCTGCGGGACCTGGCGCACGACCCGTTCACCGCGCTGTCGACCCCGGCGGGGCAGGCGCGCGTGCAGGCCGAGCGGGCCGTCGCCGACCTCGGCGTCATGGCGGTCAACCCGTACGTCGCGACGCTGGTCGCCAGCCCGCACGTCGTCGCCGAGCACCACGCCGCCGGGGTGGCGACGTACCCGTGGACGGTGGACGAACCCCGCCTCTGGGCGGACCTGCTGCGCCACCGCGTCGACGGGATCATCACCGACGACCCGGGCCGGCTCCGCGGTTTCCTCGACGCGCGCGAGGTCCGCGCATCGCAGGACGAGGCCCTCGAGGACCGTCAGGAGCTGACCCTGGCCGCCACGCGGCAGGGCGCCCCGGCCACCAGGCTCACCCCCGCGTGAGTCCGTCCGGTCCCCCCGCGGAGCGCTTCGCGGGGGACCGGTGGCGGAACCGTGCAGGTCGGTGCGGCCGGGTCCGGTCGCGGTCGCAGGACGGGACGATCGGGCGCGTGAGGTTCCGTGCACTCCCCGCGCTCCCGGCCCTGCTCGCCGCCACCGTCCTCGTCGCCGGCTGCTCCGGCACGGCCCCGGACCACCGCACCATGCCGCCCGGGGCGGGCGGGTCCTCCGCGACCGCCGCGGGTGGCCCGGCGTCCCCGTCGTCGCAGACCCCCACGGCCACCCGCACGCACACCCCGGACGGGCAGCAGTTCGTCACCAAGAACTTCGGCGCGGAGAACGTGCTGGAGACGACGCTGCAGGGCGCGGCGTCGGGCGTGACGATGAAGGTCTGGGTCTGGACCCCGCCGCAGTACGACGACCCCGCCTACGTGCACAAGGACTTCCCGGTGCTGTTCCTGTACCCCGGGGGCGACGGCGCCACGTACAACAACTGGACCGACCGGTCCTACTCGGCACAGGAGGTCGTGGACTCCGGCTCCCGCGACGGCTCGGTCCTGCCCTTCGTGTTCGTCATGCCGGAGATGCAGGTCTCGAAGGACGTCGACACGGAGTGCACCGACATCCCGGGGCAGCCGAAGGTCGGCACGTTCCTCGACACCGACGTCCCGGCGATGGTGCAGCACGACTTCCGGGTGCTGCCGCCGGGCAAGGGCTGGGGCACCGCGGGCGCGTCGTCCGGGGCCTACTGCGCGGCCGCGATCGCGCTGCGCAAACCCGGGGAGTACGGGGCGGTGGTGAGCATCGCGGGGTACTTCGACATGGAGACCAAGCTCCCCCACAAGGACGCGGCGACGCTCGCGCAGTACCCCACCGCCCTCGCGCCGACGTTCCCCGGCACCCTGGCCTGGCTCCTCGTCGCGGGGACCGACAGCCCCGAGGACGTCACGCAGGCGCAGCGGTTCTCGGGCCTGGTGAAGTCCCCCTCGACGGCCCAGGTCTCCCTGCAGGACGGGGGGAAGCACCTGACGACGTCGTTCAAGGCGGCGATGCCGGAGGTGTTCGCCTTCTTCAGCAAGCACCTCAGCGGGCCCCGGCCGCAGTGACGCCGGGGCCCGCTCGGGAGTTCCTCAGCTCGCCTCGAGGGGGGACGGCTCGGAGAACGTGAGCCGGCCGTCCTCGACGCGGGCCCGCACGACCTGCGAGTAGCCCTCGGCGACGAGCGCGTCGAACAACGGCTGCAGCCGCTTGGCCTGCTTGACCAGGGCCACCCGGGCGCCGCCGGCCTGCAGTTCGCGCTGCTTGCGCAGCAGTTCCCCCGCGTCGACGCCGGCGGGGTGCACGAGGGCCACGGCCGGCGCCGCGTCGGCGGGCAGCGAGACCTCGTCGATGATGCGCTCGAACCCGATCGAGAAACCCGCCGCCGGCACGTCGCGGCCGGTGAACCGACCGACCATGCCGTCGTACCGGCCGCCGCCGGCGATGGAGGAACCCCCACCGGGCAGGGACATCTCGAAGATGGGCCCGGTGTAGTACCCCATGCCGCGCACGAGCGTGACGTCGAACTGCACGTCGAGGTCCGGGGCCGCGACGGCGACGGCCGCCGCGATCTCCTGCAGCCGCTCGATCGACGCGGCGGGAACCGTCTCGGGCAGGGCCCCGTCCCCGAGGCGCGCGACGTCACGCAGGGGCAGCAGGTCCGTCAGCGCCTTCTCCAGCGCGGCGACGGGCTCGTCGCCGAAACCCTTCGAGCGCAGTTCCGCGACGACCCCGTGGAGGCCGACCTTGTCGTTCTTGTCGACGGTGATGAGGACGCTGCCGTGGTCGGACTCGTCGAACCCGCACCCCGTCAGCAACCCCGTGAGCACCCCGCGGTCGTTGAGCCGCAGCGTCGTGCCGGTCAGACCCAGCCGGGTGAGGGCGGTGTGGGTGGCCGTGACGAGCTCGACCTCCGCGAGGCTGCCCGCCTCGCCGAGGATGTCGATGTCGCACTGGACGAACTGGCGGTAACGGCCCTTCTGCGGCCGTTCCGCCCGCCACACCGGCCCGATCTGCAGCGCCTTGAACGGCATCCGCAGGGCACCGGCGTTCGAGGCGACGTACCGGGTGAGGGGGACCGTCAGGTCGAAGCGCAACGCGAGGTCGGCGGCGTCCGCGGGCAGGACGGCCTCGTCGGCGGCCAGACCGCGGCGCAAGACCTTGAAGAGCATCTTCTCGTTCTCGCCGCCCTGCCCCGACTCCATGCGGGACAGGTCCTCCAGCGCCGGCGTCTCGACCTCGTCGAAGCCGAACGAGCGGTAGACCTCGCGGATGACGTGCAGCGCGTGCTCCCGGCGAGCCTTCTCGACCGGCAGGACGTCGCGCATGCCCCGTGCGGGGACCACCTTGGAAGCCATGGGGTCATCGTAGGGCGGCCCCCGTCCTGCGTGGAAAACACTCTTTCCGCCCTCCGGAGGCGCCGTGGAGGGCGGATGTCGTGCTCTGCGCCCTCCCCGGGGTGGGCCGGGGAGGGCAGGGGTCAGCCGCGGGCGACGATCTCCTCGAGGGTCGCGCGGGCGCCGCGGGCGTGCAGGGACGCGAGCGTGGCGGTGTACTCGGCGACGAAGGCCTCGTCGTCAGCGAGGTCGCCGAAGAGCGAACGGTCGGCGATGAAGGCCGTCGGCTCCTCGCGGTTGCGCTGCGCCGTCGCGACGAGCCGCTCCGCGATGCGGTCGGACACCTCGATGCGCTCGCCCTGCTCGTCGACGCCCTCGGCGTAACGGGCCCAGCTCGCCACGACGGCCGTGGCGCGGTGGAACTCCCCTCCGGCGGCGATCTGCTCGCGGATGACGGGCAGCACCCACTTCGGGATGCGGTCCGAGCTCTCGTTGCACAGGCGCGCGACGGTGTCGCGCACCTCGCCGTTGGAGAACCGGTGCACGAGCTCGTGGCGGTAGGCGTCGAGGTCGATCCCCGGGACCGGCGGCAGCGTGGGCGAGCCCTCGCGCTCCATGTAGCCGAGGAGGAAGCGGGCGAACAGCGGGTCCTGCGCGACCTCGTGCACGAGGCGGTAGCCGGCCAGGTACCCGAAGTAGCACAGCGCCTGGTGGCTGGCGTTCAGCAGCCGCAGCTTCATCAGCTCGTACGGTTCGACGTCGTCGACGACCTGCACGCCGGCGTCCTCGTAGGGCGGGCGGCCCAGGCCGAAGTCGTCCTCCAGCACCCACTGCACGAACGGCTCGCAGACGACGGGCCAGGCGTCCTCGACGCCGAACCGGTCGCGGACCTCGGCGCGGTCGTCGTCGGTGGTGCCGGGGGTGATGCGGTCGACCATGCAGTTGGGGAACCGCACGTTCGCGTCGACCCACGCGCCCAGCTCGGCGTCCTTCGCCGTGGCGAAGGCGACGAACACCTTGTGCGCGACGTGCCCGTTGCCCTGGACGTTGTCGCACGACATGACGGTGAACGGCGGCACGCCGCGGTCGCGGCGGCGGCGCAGGGCCTCGGTGACGAGACCGAACGTCGTCCCCGGGACCGCCCCCTCGGCGAGGTCGGCGGCCACCGCGGGCTCGTCGAGGACGAACTCCCCGGTGACGGCGTCGATGTTGTAGCCGCCCTCGGTGACGGTGAGCGAGACGATGCGGATCCGAGGATCGGCCATCGCCTCCACCGCGGCGTCCGGGTCGGCCGGGGCGTGCAGGAAGTCGAGGATGGAGCCGATGACCCGCGGTTCGCGCGAACCGTCGGGGTCCTTCAGGACGAGCGTGTAGAGGCCGTCCTGGGCGTCCATGACCTCCTTCATCCGCGCGTCGTGCGGCAGCACGCCGATCCCGCGGATGCCCCAGTCCAGCGCCTTGCCGTCGTTCATCAGCCGGTCGAGGTACATGGCCTGGTGGGCGCGGTGGAACCCCCCGACGCCGAGGTGCACGATCCCCGGCGTCACCTGCGAGCGGTCGTAGGACGGGACCGGGACGTCCTTGCCGATCTCGGCCAGGTTCTGGGTGTTCAGGGGCACGGGCGGGGTCACGGTCGTCTCCCGGGGCTCGGATCGTCCTGCGTGGTCGGCGGTGCGGGTCACTTGACCGCGCCCATGGACAGACCCTGGACGAGCTTGTCCTGGGCGGCGAATCCGGCCACGAGCACGGGCAGGGAGATCACGGTAGCCGCCGCGCAGAGCTGGGCGAGGAAGAGCCCCTGGCTGGTGACGAAGCCGGTCAGGAAGACGGGCGCGGTCCCGGCGACCGTCGCCGTCAGGGTGCGGGCCAGCAGCAACTCGTTCCAGCTGAAGATGAAGCAGATCAGCGCCGTGGCCGCGACACCCGGCATCGCGACCGGGCGGACGATGGACCACAGCATGCGGATCAGTCCGGCCCCGTCGATCGACGCGGCCTCGAGCATCTCCCCGGGCACCTCGGCCAGGAACGACTGCATCATCCACACGGCGATCGGCAGGTTCATCGAGGTGTACAGCACGATGAGCAGCCAGATGTTGTCCAGCGTCCCCGTCTTCGTCGCGAACAGGTACAGCG
The sequence above is a segment of the Kineococcus endophyticus genome. Coding sequences within it:
- a CDS encoding glycoside hydrolase family 43 protein, which gives rise to MGDTGTDRGDDREEFGWLLAHFREDPDGHAEKIHFSLSQDDSPLRWDPLWGGGPVLESRLGTTGVRDPAIVRDDDGRFHLLATDLRVWDGGGLRWEEWRRHGSRSLVLWDSEDLLTWEGPRLVEVAPPTAGMAWAPEVTTDPATGEHVVFWSSRLFPEDDVEHASESYSRILASRTRDFVAFGPTEVMVDTGGRDIIDTAVLQEHGRVYRFSKDEDRDGGYGIFLERGSALFADDFEVVTTNIAGDRYPGGVEAPLVVKARDRDRWYLFLDQYAEWPQGYFALQCDDLDSGRWEPVPAGEVSIPPSTKHGTVLPLFRDEWERLREHGLR
- a CDS encoding TolB family protein; amino-acid sequence: MSSRRLPLLVALCVLVLGTLAVLAVAALPGQRRPPSRSVVPAQFPGYSALTAQVATNPVGAALAVYRQDAAGGVTGTTQTLVLGADGTSARRLTQAADRGSSQVPAAAVVSPDGRTVALGDGPSGTDPARASTTESAATTLPPGRVVVAPSSSAADAGAALVRPVGASSTLALVDLASGDTRVHVVPRVPVVVPVSWSPDGARLAYLGTEAPASASEAGAAPTGGTSGQLFVLDTRSDRAVAVPGAERVVAAAFSPDGSRLAYQEPGATVVHVVDPFTAGSQDGAVPGTELAAPAGAVLADGPAWSPDGTLLAFEAGGGTPSARIEFVAAQAGRGVPGAVPGRDVLGWTGAGELVHQSVPSGADGVDGGDLTVVRTDLRTGATSPYLRVPTARGHHPAGDLTLAGALLTRAVTTTSTSVDRGPWPLPVRLGLVLAAAVLAAPATAGLLRRREQLAALTAVPDWARDTTRG
- a CDS encoding DNA-formamidopyrimidine glycosylase family protein translates to MPEGDTVFLLARRLHARLAGRPVHRSDLRVPRFATADLSGTHLVEVVSRGKHLLTRLVPGDGAVVTEPTTLHTHLRMDGEWTVLGPGKRLPARLQPDVRVVLETDGPTAVALRMPVVELVPTALEHTVVGHLGPDLLGADLTVDERVERSVANLALRPERRIKAALLDQRNLAGIGNLWADELCFLRGRSPWAPVGDVDLPPLVRLAVKMLTFSVGPSRAPQVTTGDTRPGRQHWVSGRAGKPCLRCGTTVLVEAEVPGDPERRRTWWCPHCQPG
- a CDS encoding carbohydrate ABC transporter permease — its product is MTTLHQVPAPRTRKLPWRSWGTFLLLAGPNVALLVVFVYKPLVQNVQYSLLHWNLGSDTATYVGLQNYVNYFTNPKTPTVLLTTLVFAVVTVGGCMALGLALARLLDRNLRGRTFVRAAVFAPYVLSGVAVGMCWLFVFDPQYGLVSGLLRAVGIGSPNWYNDPDWALAMVCVVYLWKYVGYVAIIYLAALQSVPHDILEAAQIDGASPLRTFWSIVFPLLSPTTFFLGVTVFIESNAGGSFDIIRAMTKGGPLEGTTTMVYQVYQEAFVDGSAGYASAIATLLFLALLVVTVVQMVVVERKVHYR
- a CDS encoding carbohydrate ABC transporter permease, which produces MSVQEKATSGSGRIPAPRSGDGGPARPRRRRVDVLGYAGLVVAGLVMVVPMLWMLLASFKQRNEIYTIPSQWLPHALQWQNYADVFATVPFAHFLLNSVITTVAGAGLKVVLGLMCAYALVFVEFPAKRLVFLVVLAALMVPPQVTLIPNYTLIAQIGWLNSYQGIVLPGLASSLGTFLFRQHFQTLPASVLEAATLDGAGHWRRLWQFVVPLSAPTVSAVALVSVVGEWNQYLWPLLVTDRSEMMTLPVGLTLLQNNDGITNWGVLMAGTVLVMLPILLVFLFFQRRLVAGLAAGALAN
- a CDS encoding ABC transporter substrate-binding protein — protein: MNSSSLVMPRRGVLGLAGLGAAGLGLAACSGPSTASSSGGTVSASSTDWSKVTPADSVTVWTNHPGSSQAVEAEFLNRWNKDNSDIKVEFVTAGSNYDEISQKFQAALTGSDLPDLVLLSDVWWFRYALNGQLAPLQDLLPAAGITTSNYQKGLYADYQYEGSQWAVPYCRSTPVFYYNKAHWAKAGLPDRGPQTWSEFEEWLPKLQAAGTGAQAPYGLGKGTGNASWIFQNMIWGMGGALSDEWTMTVDSDKVLAASDYLRSYITKGYAAVSSSDQASDFGAGLYSSVIGSTGSLSGILKAANFEVGNAFLPGGSAGQFTPTGGAGFAIPVKRTPEQQLAAARFLAFLAEDDNTAYFSQNTGYMPVTTGAVNSSTMQQVYAQTPLFKTAVDQLSKTRTQDYARVFVPGGDQSTVTAWEKVMLQGAASKDAWGTAQGEVEQSYTSDVKPLLKS
- a CDS encoding glycerophosphodiester phosphodiesterase; translation: MNRPPARPPARPLVIAHRGSSAHAPENTLAAFEVALRAGADLLELDVRLDGDGVPVVLHDETLDRTTDSSGAVAELPSSVVRAADAGSWFSPAFAGQRVPTLREVVDLVALHGSGGLLVEFKGTWAPAAVAGAVATLRTAGVADRSVVQSFEVETVRALRDVAPDVRRALLVLHPGPPAAADGLEPSLRDLAHDPFTALSTPAGQARVQAERAVADLGVMAVNPYVATLVASPHVVAEHHAAGVATYPWTVDEPRLWADLLRHRVDGIITDDPGRLRGFLDAREVRASQDEALEDRQELTLAATRQGAPATRLTPA
- a CDS encoding alpha/beta hydrolase, which produces MRFRALPALPALLAATVLVAGCSGTAPDHRTMPPGAGGSSATAAGGPASPSSQTPTATRTHTPDGQQFVTKNFGAENVLETTLQGAASGVTMKVWVWTPPQYDDPAYVHKDFPVLFLYPGGDGATYNNWTDRSYSAQEVVDSGSRDGSVLPFVFVMPEMQVSKDVDTECTDIPGQPKVGTFLDTDVPAMVQHDFRVLPPGKGWGTAGASSGAYCAAAIALRKPGEYGAVVSIAGYFDMETKLPHKDAATLAQYPTALAPTFPGTLAWLLVAGTDSPEDVTQAQRFSGLVKSPSTAQVSLQDGGKHLTTSFKAAMPEVFAFFSKHLSGPRPQ
- the hisS gene encoding histidine--tRNA ligase; this translates as MASKVVPARGMRDVLPVEKARREHALHVIREVYRSFGFDEVETPALEDLSRMESGQGGENEKMLFKVLRRGLAADEAVLPADAADLALRFDLTVPLTRYVASNAGALRMPFKALQIGPVWRAERPQKGRYRQFVQCDIDILGEAGSLAEVELVTATHTALTRLGLTGTTLRLNDRGVLTGLLTGCGFDESDHGSVLITVDKNDKVGLHGVVAELRSKGFGDEPVAALEKALTDLLPLRDVARLGDGALPETVPAASIERLQEIAAAVAVAAPDLDVQFDVTLVRGMGYYTGPIFEMSLPGGGSSIAGGGRYDGMVGRFTGRDVPAAGFSIGFERIIDEVSLPADAAPAVALVHPAGVDAGELLRKQRELQAGGARVALVKQAKRLQPLFDALVAEGYSQVVRARVEDGRLTFSEPSPLEAS